Proteins from a genomic interval of Oceanispirochaeta crateris:
- a CDS encoding amino acid ABC transporter substrate-binding protein, producing MIKDFLKKSLILPIAFIVMAVLFVSCGAKEAPAAGTETAAPVEESKSTLEIVKERGKIILGVTAGVPGYSAPDSEGKWQGFDVDLGRAVAAAVLGDADAIEYRPLSAKERFTALQSGEIDLLSRVTTWTATRDSELGVNFAGVNYYDGQGFMVAKDSGITSLADMDGATIAVQAGTTTELNLSDYFRKQGMELELITFEKNDQASAALEAGRADAVTSDQSQLYALRTKFKEPDNFIMLPEVISKEPLGPVVREGDDQWFDIVGWTLNVMLNAEEYGVTSANVDEMKSSSTNPNVKRMLGVEGGVAEGFGLDNDWGYNIIKQVGNYGESFDRNLGAGSPLNIERGYNALWVDGGLQYGMPVR from the coding sequence ATGATTAAAGATTTCTTGAAAAAGTCACTAATACTGCCAATTGCATTCATTGTAATGGCTGTTCTGTTTGTGTCCTGTGGTGCCAAAGAAGCACCCGCTGCCGGTACTGAGACAGCTGCCCCTGTAGAAGAGAGTAAATCCACTCTTGAAATTGTTAAAGAACGCGGAAAAATCATTCTGGGTGTAACAGCCGGTGTCCCCGGTTACTCCGCACCGGATAGCGAAGGAAAATGGCAAGGATTTGATGTAGACCTCGGAAGAGCCGTTGCAGCGGCTGTTCTGGGAGACGCCGACGCCATCGAGTACCGTCCCCTCAGCGCAAAAGAAAGATTCACAGCACTTCAGTCTGGTGAAATTGACCTTCTGTCCCGTGTTACCACATGGACAGCGACCAGAGATAGCGAACTGGGTGTGAACTTCGCAGGAGTCAACTACTATGACGGTCAGGGTTTCATGGTTGCCAAAGATTCAGGCATCACCAGCTTGGCTGATATGGATGGAGCGACCATTGCCGTTCAGGCCGGAACAACTACAGAGCTGAACCTGTCTGACTATTTTAGAAAACAGGGAATGGAACTGGAACTGATTACATTTGAAAAGAATGACCAGGCTTCTGCCGCTTTGGAAGCAGGACGTGCCGATGCGGTAACCAGTGACCAGTCTCAGTTGTACGCCTTAAGAACCAAGTTTAAAGAGCCTGATAACTTCATAATGCTGCCAGAAGTAATTTCAAAAGAGCCCTTGGGACCCGTTGTCCGTGAAGGTGACGATCAGTGGTTTGACATTGTTGGATGGACATTGAATGTTATGCTCAATGCCGAAGAATACGGTGTGACCTCTGCCAATGTTGATGAAATGAAATCAAGCAGTACCAACCCCAACGTAAAAAGAATGCTGGGTGTTGAAGGTGGAGTAGCCGAAGGATTCGGTCTTGATAACGACTGGGGTTACAACATCATCAAACAGGTAGGAAACTACGGAGAAAGCTTTGACAGAAACCTGGGAGCAGGATCGCCTCTCAACATTGAAAGAGGATACAACGCCCTCTGGGTTGACGGTGGACTTCAGTACGGTATGCCCGTACGCTGA
- a CDS encoding permease: MHIFTLLADFLTYSVMKMDSTTSLASAVHFFIEDTTKIFFLLFIMIYIIALLRAAVDTDRIRDYLKGKNRGIAYILAALFGSVTPFCSCSSIPLFLGFTSARIPLGITMAFLITSPMINEVALILLGSILGVKFMIFYVVTGLTAGILGGFFIDAIKAEKYLTPLGQQAKNFKTRDEPGMAPQKLSLKDRHVFAKDEVKSIVNRVWKWIFIGVGLGSALHGYVPEHFITDNLGKGNWWTVPGAVLLGIPLYTSASAVVPVAETLLAKGLPVGTTLAFMMSTVAASFPEFMMLKQVMKPRLLLIFFIMLLVFFTSAGWLFNAFY; the protein is encoded by the coding sequence ATGCATATCTTTACCCTCCTGGCAGATTTTTTAACATATTCTGTCATGAAGATGGATTCAACCACATCCTTAGCCTCAGCGGTCCATTTTTTTATTGAGGACACAACAAAAATCTTCTTCCTTCTGTTTATCATGATTTATATTATTGCTTTGCTAAGAGCCGCTGTAGATACAGACCGAATCAGAGACTATTTGAAAGGGAAAAATAGAGGAATAGCCTACATTCTGGCCGCTCTTTTCGGCAGTGTGACACCATTTTGCTCCTGCTCGAGCATCCCTCTTTTTCTTGGCTTTACTTCCGCACGGATTCCATTGGGTATCACCATGGCTTTTCTCATTACCTCCCCCATGATCAACGAAGTGGCGCTGATTCTTCTAGGCTCCATACTGGGAGTCAAATTTATGATTTTCTATGTTGTAACCGGTTTGACTGCGGGTATTTTGGGTGGTTTTTTTATTGATGCCATCAAGGCCGAAAAATATTTGACTCCCCTGGGACAACAGGCTAAGAATTTTAAAACAAGGGATGAGCCCGGAATGGCGCCCCAAAAACTGAGTTTGAAAGACAGACATGTTTTTGCTAAAGATGAAGTAAAATCCATTGTTAACCGGGTGTGGAAATGGATATTCATAGGTGTCGGCCTTGGATCGGCTCTTCATGGTTATGTTCCTGAACACTTTATTACTGACAATTTGGGCAAGGGAAACTGGTGGACCGTTCCCGGGGCTGTACTACTGGGAATCCCCCTGTATACTTCTGCATCGGCGGTAGTCCCTGTAGCGGAAACACTATTAGCCAAGGGTTTGCCCGTGGGCACGACCCTAGCGTTTATGATGAGTACTGTAGCAGCCAGCTTCCCTGAATTTATGATGCTAAAACAGGTTATGAAACCTCGTCTTCTATTGATTTTCTTCATCATGCTTCTTGTCTTTTTCACCAGTGCAGGATGGCTGTTCAATGCCTTTTATTAA
- a CDS encoding tRNA 2-thiocytidine biosynthesis TtcA family protein, whose protein sequence is MSKSKKGLLSKRISRAIMEYGLIEKNDKVLIALSGGKDSLALCWLLNRMSRSFPIPFSVHALHVRSEVHPPELGATLSSLMNEWEIPHTILSSEIKNKLRPGQDFNCFLCARSRREALLNFAREHHFRVLALGHHMDDLLQTLVMNMTWQGELAAMPPRLDYTSELKMIRPLCLLQEHHIQSFVNEMNWNIPAKHCPYEGETRRKEAASVLELMSGGKDSLKYNMYRSLSHIRTDLLPKSTPEIL, encoded by the coding sequence ATGTCTAAAAGCAAGAAAGGCCTCCTCTCCAAGAGGATCAGCAGAGCGATCATGGAATATGGCCTCATAGAAAAAAATGATAAGGTTCTTATAGCCCTCTCGGGAGGAAAAGACTCGCTGGCTCTATGCTGGCTATTAAACCGGATGTCCCGCTCCTTCCCGATCCCTTTCTCGGTCCATGCCCTCCATGTGCGTTCCGAGGTTCATCCTCCGGAGCTCGGCGCCACTCTGTCATCTCTGATGAATGAGTGGGAAATTCCCCATACCATACTAAGCAGTGAAATTAAAAACAAACTCAGACCGGGGCAAGACTTTAACTGCTTTCTCTGCGCCCGCAGCCGGAGAGAGGCTCTTCTTAATTTTGCCCGGGAACATCACTTCAGAGTCCTTGCCCTGGGTCATCATATGGATGATCTACTTCAAACACTGGTTATGAACATGACTTGGCAGGGGGAACTGGCAGCCATGCCTCCCCGTCTGGATTATACTTCTGAACTAAAGATGATCCGCCCCTTATGTTTGCTTCAGGAACACCATATACAGAGCTTTGTTAACGAGATGAATTGGAATATACCGGCAAAACACTGTCCCTATGAAGGAGAAACACGGCGAAAGGAAGCCGCCTCGGTGCTTGAGTTGATGAGCGGAGGCAAGGATAGCCTTAAATACAACATGTACAGATCACTGAGTCATATCCGTACGGACCTGCTGCCTAAGTCTACTCCGGAGATTTTGTAA
- a CDS encoding aminotransferase class IV: protein MAFTLSIHPWVFVGKFNESWSGDFIEQEHLSPEEEAALSEADRNALHERRNSFPQLPLVNFTSQYGLGCFEGVKAFPQKDGSLKVFRPEENSARMSRSMAGLGMPGVDEELCTKAILGTAGRNAELGFTVKYNPQWEKDSFQSAGSIYIRPFSWSEPGIGINLSKNPWLVVINTEVSAYFAGENYNAVTTDMIRSNHKGTGWIKCDANYVISCLAKNQAIEGGFMEAIFLDAVEQKYIEEGSSCNFFCLKKDGTLVTPELGDTILPGITRKSLIELASDQGVKVEERKLSLEEVLDDGAECFVTGTAAGLTPITSLTHKGKEISFGKGTPGELSQSLLNELKGIQYGVLEDRFGWMVPVIS from the coding sequence ATGGCCTTTACACTGTCTATACATCCATGGGTATTTGTTGGAAAATTTAATGAAAGTTGGTCGGGAGATTTTATTGAACAGGAACACTTGAGTCCTGAAGAAGAAGCAGCCTTAAGCGAAGCGGATAGGAATGCTCTTCATGAACGAAGGAATTCATTTCCCCAGCTCCCGCTTGTGAATTTTACGAGCCAGTACGGTCTGGGTTGTTTTGAAGGTGTAAAAGCCTTTCCACAGAAAGATGGAAGCCTCAAAGTTTTCCGTCCCGAAGAAAATTCTGCCAGAATGTCACGTTCCATGGCAGGCCTTGGCATGCCCGGAGTCGATGAAGAGCTTTGCACAAAGGCGATTTTGGGAACAGCCGGCCGCAACGCCGAACTAGGATTCACAGTAAAATATAACCCTCAATGGGAAAAAGACTCATTCCAGAGTGCTGGATCCATCTATATCAGACCTTTCAGCTGGTCAGAACCGGGTATCGGAATCAATCTGTCAAAAAACCCCTGGCTGGTTGTTATCAATACAGAAGTTTCCGCTTATTTTGCGGGAGAGAACTATAATGCCGTTACCACCGATATGATCCGATCTAACCATAAGGGTACAGGGTGGATCAAATGTGACGCCAACTACGTTATATCCTGCCTAGCCAAAAACCAGGCCATTGAAGGCGGTTTTATGGAAGCAATCTTCCTGGATGCTGTGGAACAGAAATACATTGAAGAGGGATCATCGTGTAACTTTTTCTGTCTTAAAAAAGATGGAACCCTGGTCACTCCCGAACTGGGAGACACCATCCTTCCTGGGATCACCAGAAAGAGCCTGATTGAGCTGGCCTCAGATCAGGGAGTCAAAGTAGAAGAACGAAAACTGTCTCTGGAAGAAGTCCTTGATGACGGAGCTGAATGCTTTGTTACAGGAACCGCAGCAGGGCTCACTCCCATCACATCTCTCACTCACAAAGGCAAAGAAATAAGCTTTGGAAAGGGAACTCCGGGAGAACTGTCACAGTCTCTGCTCAATGAGCTCAAAGGGATTCAGTACGGAGTTCTGGAAGATCGATTTGGCTGGATGGTGCCGGTCATATCCTAG
- a CDS encoding mannose-1-phosphate guanylyltransferase: protein MVDHVIIMAGGAGKRLWPASNNSKPKQFMTVQGKDSLFLSTIKRAASLGIPGKILVVTHQDHIKAALEDSQKLPLEIRQKIVLLAEPQARNTGPALAYAGAWLKESTGNKDASVLVLAADHLIQDLRQFAKDVENASLLAGLDKLVVYGIRPDFPSTGYGYIEAGEETAPGFKVLSFKEKPDQSTAEEFLKAGNYLWNSGMFTYKLSFFEKELLAGSPKMMEPFLPVLNCPATKIENDITVVMPDEALSRLYAALPRESVDYALMEKSSHIAMIRSGFDWNDVGSWDVIADLNPPTEVPVFTSGDDSNFVYSDIPVALCGVQDLIVVIKNGKALVCRKGESQLVKDAAESLPF, encoded by the coding sequence ATGGTAGATCATGTGATTATTATGGCCGGCGGGGCAGGCAAGAGACTTTGGCCTGCTTCCAATAACAGCAAACCGAAACAGTTTATGACGGTCCAGGGAAAGGACTCTCTTTTTCTTTCTACAATCAAGAGAGCCGCATCTTTAGGTATTCCAGGGAAAATCCTAGTTGTGACCCATCAGGATCACATTAAGGCAGCCCTCGAAGACAGCCAGAAACTGCCTCTGGAAATAAGACAGAAAATTGTCTTGTTGGCAGAACCTCAGGCCAGAAACACAGGGCCGGCGCTGGCCTATGCCGGAGCCTGGCTCAAGGAATCCACGGGAAACAAGGACGCCTCTGTTCTGGTTCTGGCCGCAGACCACCTCATTCAGGATCTCCGTCAATTTGCTAAAGATGTGGAAAATGCCTCCCTACTTGCCGGTTTGGACAAACTTGTGGTTTACGGTATCAGACCAGATTTCCCTTCCACTGGCTATGGGTATATTGAGGCAGGAGAAGAAACTGCTCCAGGGTTCAAGGTCCTTTCTTTCAAGGAAAAACCAGATCAATCCACAGCCGAAGAATTCCTCAAGGCTGGTAACTATTTATGGAATTCCGGGATGTTCACCTACAAGCTGTCCTTCTTTGAAAAAGAACTTTTAGCAGGTAGTCCCAAAATGATGGAACCCTTTCTCCCTGTTCTGAATTGTCCCGCCACAAAGATTGAAAATGATATAACTGTCGTCATGCCCGATGAGGCCCTCAGCCGGCTTTATGCTGCCCTTCCCCGGGAGTCCGTCGATTATGCCCTCATGGAGAAAAGCAGTCATATTGCCATGATCCGTTCTGGATTTGACTGGAATGATGTGGGAAGCTGGGATGTTATTGCCGATTTAAATCCTCCCACAGAGGTTCCAGTTTTTACATCTGGTGATGACAGTAACTTTGTTTATTCTGACATTCCCGTGGCCCTGTGCGGTGTCCAGGACCTCATTGTTGTAATTAAAAATGGTAAGGCCCTGGTCTGCAGGAAGGGTGAATCCCAACTGGTCAAGGACGCGGCTGAATCCCTTCCATTTTAA
- a CDS encoding amino acid ABC transporter permease (The N-terminal region of this protein, as described by TIGR01726, is a three transmembrane segment that identifies a subfamily of ABC transporter permease subunits, which specificities that include histidine, arginine, glutamine, glutamate, L-cystine (sic), the opines (in Agrobacterium) octopine and nopaline, etc.) → MNLNMSLKKNMTFLRKEFFNTPLNTIMTLFMAWLVVKTGIWFINWAFINAVWTGETRDVAREGGATWAFIITKFRFFMFGFYPKEQLWRIPVTILVLSLTMIPYFMKQIQHKILVMGAQMILWPLIISIFLSGGFGLEKISSNDWGGLTLTFILSILGLLYSFPIGIIMALGRRSELKVIKGLSVAYIEFFRGIPLITILFMSSVVVPFFLPEGVSVDKMVRVVIGMTLFQSAYLAEVIRGGLQSIPKGQYEAADALGFKFGLQSYLIILPQVLKMTVSNIGGISISYIKDTTLVLIIGMFDLLGIVSPLASDTNWLGMEPEGLIFAGILYWIICFSISRLTYKVEKKVNELPTTGAIK, encoded by the coding sequence ATGAATCTGAATATGAGTTTGAAAAAAAATATGACCTTTCTACGGAAGGAATTTTTTAATACACCCCTGAACACAATAATGACACTATTCATGGCCTGGCTGGTTGTCAAAACAGGAATATGGTTCATTAACTGGGCCTTTATTAACGCCGTATGGACAGGCGAAACAAGAGATGTTGCCCGCGAAGGTGGAGCCACCTGGGCATTTATCATCACAAAGTTCCGGTTCTTCATGTTTGGCTTTTATCCTAAAGAACAGTTATGGCGTATACCTGTCACCATTCTGGTCTTGAGCCTCACAATGATTCCCTATTTCATGAAGCAGATTCAGCATAAGATTCTGGTCATGGGAGCACAGATGATCCTCTGGCCTCTGATCATCAGTATCTTTCTCTCCGGTGGTTTCGGTCTTGAAAAGATTTCATCCAATGACTGGGGAGGACTGACTCTGACCTTTATCCTCTCCATCCTAGGGCTTCTTTACTCCTTCCCCATAGGAATCATCATGGCCCTTGGCAGGAGAAGCGAGCTCAAGGTAATCAAAGGCCTGTCTGTTGCCTACATTGAGTTTTTCAGAGGGATTCCCCTTATCACAATCCTCTTTATGTCTTCGGTTGTAGTCCCCTTCTTTTTACCCGAAGGTGTCTCAGTTGACAAAATGGTGCGTGTTGTCATCGGGATGACCCTGTTCCAGTCTGCCTATCTGGCAGAAGTTATTAGAGGAGGTTTGCAGTCTATCCCCAAGGGGCAGTACGAAGCCGCCGATGCTCTGGGATTTAAATTTGGTCTTCAGTCCTATCTCATCATCCTACCTCAGGTTCTAAAGATGACCGTGTCCAATATCGGAGGCATTTCGATTTCCTATATTAAAGACACCACCCTTGTCCTGATCATTGGAATGTTTGACCTTCTGGGAATCGTAAGTCCCCTGGCCAGCGATACCAATTGGCTGGGAATGGAACCGGAGGGTCTTATTTTTGCAGGAATACTCTACTGGATCATCTGTTTCAGCATATCCAGACTGACCTATAAGGTAGAAAAAAAAGTAAATGAACTGCCTACAACAGGAGCAATAAAATGA
- a CDS encoding thioredoxin family protein — protein MAYQVMSLPALGLDGKVISIGKILTSPEIIDLLQT, from the coding sequence ATGGCCTACCAGGTCATGTCATTGCCAGCTCTTGGTTTGGATGGAAAGGTCATTAGTATAGGGAAGATTCTCACTTCCCCGGAAATCATTGATCTTTTACAAACCTGA
- a CDS encoding ArsR/SmtB family transcription factor: protein MNQLKALGETNRFRICMMLLEKPLCVCELLSVLDIAGGTLSNHLKILRHAHLVDQRKEGKWVVCHIADEGAEKLIRFAASCMTDTEITDDDHDRICCSSRELCSVTKSPE, encoded by the coding sequence GTGAATCAATTAAAAGCCTTGGGTGAAACCAACCGCTTTAGAATTTGCATGATGCTGCTTGAAAAACCTCTTTGTGTCTGCGAGCTACTCTCTGTCCTTGATATTGCCGGGGGAACCTTGTCAAACCATTTGAAAATTCTTAGACATGCCCATTTGGTTGATCAAAGGAAGGAAGGAAAATGGGTTGTTTGCCATATTGCGGATGAAGGTGCGGAAAAATTAATCCGTTTTGCGGCTTCCTGTATGACTGATACAGAAATCACAGATGATGATCACGACAGGATTTGCTGCTCCAGTAGAGAACTTTGCTCTGTTACAAAATCTCCGGAGTAG
- a CDS encoding C-GCAxxG-C-C family protein translates to MGILKKVQDSGQNRMNIKDPCDRAIDLHKQGFNSAQSVLGAFHEKLGIDEKTAIALAAGFGAGIGTMQKTCGALTGALMVLGCRYYDSDSVFESKQLLFEETQKILLAFNEKFGSTECFSLLKIDFHKPGGLQKVREKRLFETHCQAYIRESCRLLKEAGL, encoded by the coding sequence ATGGGTATATTAAAAAAGGTTCAGGATTCGGGACAGAATAGAATGAACATTAAAGATCCCTGTGACAGGGCGATAGATCTACACAAGCAAGGTTTCAACAGCGCTCAGTCTGTACTGGGAGCCTTTCATGAAAAACTGGGAATCGATGAAAAGACGGCCATAGCCCTGGCTGCTGGGTTCGGAGCCGGTATTGGCACAATGCAAAAAACATGCGGAGCTCTTACAGGAGCACTTATGGTGTTGGGTTGTCGATATTATGACAGTGATTCTGTTTTTGAAAGCAAACAACTGCTTTTTGAAGAAACACAAAAGATCCTCTTGGCCTTTAATGAAAAATTTGGTAGCACTGAGTGTTTTTCCCTTCTTAAAATTGATTTTCATAAACCGGGAGGATTGCAGAAAGTCCGGGAAAAGAGGTTGTTTGAAACCCACTGTCAGGCGTATATACGGGAAAGTTGCCGGCTTCTGAAGGAAGCCGGTCTTTGA
- a CDS encoding ATP-binding cassette domain-containing protein has product MEKPIIHIETLHFQYGKEALFKDLTLKIGPGIYGLLGKNGAGKSTLLKIISGQLYPRDGQCTTLGENPVRRSTSMLSDIYYLPEDIQGPEIRGDKYVSLNAPFYPRFRKETFDQVLRQFEVDETKKLSTLSYGQKKKFFISFAIATHCTLLLMDEPTNGLDIPSKSQFRQVVAGLDMESRSLVISTHQVRDMEMLIDPIIIVEKGKVILNKSMEEIMSQYHMSFQESKPEPGEALYWEKVLGGYSVVKEGPSLEGKSMDLEFLFNFSINTRGLS; this is encoded by the coding sequence ATGGAGAAACCAATCATCCATATCGAAACATTACATTTTCAGTATGGGAAAGAAGCCTTGTTTAAAGATTTGACCTTGAAAATTGGCCCTGGTATCTATGGGCTTTTAGGGAAGAACGGAGCGGGAAAATCCACTTTACTGAAAATCATCTCCGGACAGCTCTATCCCCGGGATGGACAATGTACCACACTGGGGGAAAATCCCGTCCGCCGCAGCACCTCCATGCTATCCGACATATATTATCTACCCGAAGACATCCAGGGTCCTGAAATACGGGGCGACAAGTATGTCAGCCTGAATGCACCCTTTTATCCCCGCTTCAGAAAAGAAACCTTTGACCAGGTCCTGAGACAGTTTGAAGTGGATGAGACCAAAAAGCTAAGTACACTATCCTATGGTCAGAAAAAGAAATTCTTCATTTCCTTTGCCATAGCTACCCATTGCACCCTCCTCCTTATGGATGAACCAACCAACGGGCTGGATATTCCATCCAAGAGTCAGTTCAGGCAGGTGGTCGCCGGCCTGGATATGGAATCCAGGAGTCTGGTCATATCCACACATCAGGTTAGGGATATGGAAATGTTGATTGATCCCATAATCATTGTTGAAAAAGGAAAAGTCATTTTAAACAAGTCCATGGAAGAGATTATGAGCCAATACCACATGAGCTTTCAGGAATCAAAGCCAGAACCAGGAGAAGCCCTCTACTGGGAAAAGGTGTTGGGAGGTTACTCCGTCGTCAAAGAGGGCCCGTCTTTAGAGGGAAAAAGTATGGATCTTGAATTTCTATTCAATTTTTCAATCAATACGAGAGGCTTATCATGA
- a CDS encoding amino acid ABC transporter ATP-binding protein: MITQEMTERVETKTPGEDFIISIDNLNKWYDEFHVLIDVNLKVAQGEKIVICGPSGSGKSTLIRCINRLEKHQQGCINVMGHELTENTKDVSAIRREVGMVFQSFNLFPHLTILQNLTLAPIWLRKISQKEADKLAWKYLKRVNIAEHAYKFPSQLSGGQQQRAAIARSLCMQPKIMLFDEPTSALDPEMVNEVLDVMVTLADEGMTMLCVTHEMGFARRVADHVIFMDEGKIVERQVPDKFFTQPENERTIQFLKQIHAIS; this comes from the coding sequence ATGATAACACAAGAAATGACCGAAAGGGTGGAAACAAAAACCCCCGGAGAGGATTTCATAATTTCCATTGATAATCTGAACAAATGGTACGATGAATTCCATGTTCTCATCGACGTAAACCTCAAGGTTGCCCAGGGTGAGAAAATAGTCATCTGCGGTCCCTCCGGATCTGGTAAATCTACTTTGATCCGCTGTATTAACCGACTTGAAAAGCACCAACAGGGATGCATCAATGTGATGGGTCACGAACTCACAGAAAACACAAAAGACGTATCGGCCATCCGAAGGGAAGTAGGTATGGTTTTCCAGAGTTTTAACCTCTTCCCCCATCTGACCATTCTGCAGAATTTGACGCTTGCACCCATCTGGCTGCGGAAGATTTCACAGAAAGAAGCAGACAAACTGGCATGGAAATACCTGAAAAGAGTCAACATTGCCGAACACGCATATAAATTTCCTTCTCAACTGTCAGGGGGACAGCAGCAGAGAGCTGCCATTGCCCGCAGCCTCTGTATGCAGCCTAAAATCATGCTCTTTGATGAGCCAACCTCTGCCCTGGACCCCGAAATGGTCAACGAGGTATTGGACGTTATGGTGACCCTGGCCGATGAAGGAATGACCATGCTCTGCGTCACCCATGAGATGGGTTTTGCCCGAAGGGTAGCCGACCATGTCATTTTCATGGATGAGGGAAAGATCGTAGAACGTCAGGTTCCTGATAAGTTCTTTACTCAACCCGAGAACGAACGAACCATACAGTTCCTGAAGCAGATTCACGCTATTTCCTGA
- a CDS encoding GntR family transcriptional regulator, with protein sequence MEFKERKSIYVQIADYFSDNILKGVWQKEDRIPSVREMAVQLEVNPNTVMRAYAHLQEAGVIYNKRGIGYFVSPGAVKELKAMKKEDFMKQTLPEFYRMITLLDINIQELTEGYEKFLKDEVYEEEC encoded by the coding sequence ATGGAATTTAAGGAAAGAAAGTCAATCTATGTCCAGATCGCCGACTATTTCTCGGATAATATTCTCAAGGGAGTATGGCAGAAGGAAGACCGGATACCCTCTGTCAGGGAGATGGCTGTTCAACTGGAAGTAAATCCGAATACTGTTATGAGAGCCTATGCGCACTTACAGGAAGCGGGCGTCATTTACAATAAACGGGGCATTGGTTATTTTGTTTCACCCGGGGCAGTCAAAGAGCTGAAGGCCATGAAAAAAGAAGATTTTATGAAACAGACATTACCTGAATTCTACAGAATGATCACTCTGCTGGATATCAATATACAAGAGCTGACAGAGGGTTATGAAAAATTTCTAAAGGATGAAGTCTATGAAGAAGAGTGTTAA
- a CDS encoding amino acid ABC transporter permease — protein MNKTQGRNILIQTGMILLLLGLFTYFGYNYLENISKRNIGIGFGFMDDTAGFSISQTLISYTEADTFARTFVIGLLNTLLASFIGIILTTALGFLVGLMRMSKNKLISITALVYVETLRNIPPLLHVLFWYQVVFLNVLPPFKESFKMGEWLYINVRGITIPSFIPQQNAHTYSLLIFVSIIAIIYLSLVKKRMVLRGVHKRLWPWQLLFLLLPVIAAPIMNPYDMVLPEITKFKFSSGMTMRPELFSVVVALSTYTSTYISEIVRSSIMSVPLGQLEAAKSLGFPSWKRLQLIIIPQALRTMIPPVTNQYLNLIKNTSLGMAVAYPDLTSVFAGTTLNQTGRALEVMSMVMMTYLIISLVTSLIMNWYNKAIIDKKGDLLSKEDIPL, from the coding sequence ATGAATAAAACACAAGGCCGGAATATTCTGATCCAGACAGGTATGATTCTCCTGCTCCTGGGTCTTTTTACTTACTTCGGATACAATTATCTTGAAAACATTTCCAAAAGGAATATCGGTATTGGTTTCGGGTTTATGGACGATACAGCCGGTTTTTCCATCAGTCAGACTCTGATTTCCTATACCGAAGCAGACACTTTTGCCCGCACCTTCGTCATTGGACTGCTAAACACTCTTCTGGCTTCCTTTATCGGGATAATCCTGACCACAGCCCTTGGGTTTCTGGTAGGTTTGATGAGGATGTCAAAGAATAAACTCATCAGCATTACAGCACTGGTGTATGTGGAGACCCTGAGAAACATTCCTCCCCTGCTCCATGTTCTGTTCTGGTATCAAGTTGTCTTTCTAAACGTACTTCCTCCCTTCAAAGAATCATTCAAAATGGGAGAATGGCTGTATATCAATGTTAGAGGAATCACCATACCCTCTTTCATTCCACAGCAGAATGCCCATACCTATTCTTTATTGATTTTTGTTTCCATCATAGCCATCATCTATCTGAGCTTGGTGAAAAAGAGAATGGTCTTGAGGGGTGTCCATAAACGGTTATGGCCCTGGCAGCTCCTGTTTCTCCTCCTTCCTGTGATAGCAGCCCCCATCATGAATCCCTATGATATGGTTCTGCCCGAAATAACAAAATTCAAATTTTCAAGCGGAATGACCATGCGTCCCGAACTCTTTTCTGTGGTAGTAGCATTGAGTACCTATACTTCAACCTACATATCCGAGATCGTGCGAAGCTCCATCATGTCTGTTCCTCTGGGACAGCTTGAAGCAGCCAAGAGCCTGGGATTCCCCTCCTGGAAGAGACTACAGCTGATCATCATACCCCAGGCTTTGAGGACCATGATTCCCCCGGTAACAAACCAGTACCTGAATTTGATTAAAAATACCTCTTTGGGTATGGCAGTAGCCTACCCTGATTTGACCTCAGTCTTTGCGGGAACAACCCTCAATCAGACAGGAAGAGCCCTGGAAGTCATGTCCATGGTTATGATGACATACCTCATCATCAGCCTTGTAACATCCCTGATTATGAACTGGTACAACAAGGCCATCATCGACAAGAAAGGTGATTTGCTGAGCAAGGAGGACATACCTCTATGA